Proteins from a single region of Meles meles chromosome 10, mMelMel3.1 paternal haplotype, whole genome shotgun sequence:
- the ARHGEF5 gene encoding rho guanine nucleotide exchange factor 5 isoform X3, translated as MEAEEPQHGVSTPIPALAELSVIPEALRRSRQTAALGPDAQEGWEPSSTWAEGRELSETQQGDFRDVKSCATKSVTSVPKEAPAGAETNQEDSVGEMGDTPELQELVPQSPTNGEARTPAPSELRACPVPGEHLDMVPESSELGGGVEMEFQPELTSSTGETGHVEEKKEAFPDASAQPRFGPSCEQDPEETHQPGDYVWQGEEPQSTAAREGPGSRGPMCLLGAEGLGEQGLADTGFQEEATVREGGHSGEQEQKGEQVDGTEGEQRQKQEQMRGDMMLAEQGERTGLCGDLEGLHCHEQERKTQGRGDLPQGEKGKREFGGPRESSMDAQNEERQSLVGRPGKVTGRQEGQGLQRKVMFVQGQEEEPGNWDGDPLPGGAGEGSTEEGEARDGPSTQAPVASEVSAPCDLFLDTCRPMTSVPGTQREPRAEEPPPVAPAPALESGGWSSQPVSLPGSFPAGESPDQETAQDRQQQGSELGKGAVFSQGTELVSAGTLAAPPRTPGSAPSSPADVSPSTATSSSASPPVASSRRASSLAAHASETSRASLWTNSTSHCGASETPPAPLRGFLTAEATVEISTSSSRANPESPLGHSTGAFQHLRSNSFPGSHRTEPTPDLLGLSLSFSHSELPQRAPKPAIYGSVIPRRDRKSGRDCRIIPESPSSLLTLGQDCQESTSHPERSSSPCSTQPCGPRHTSASAPESIAYGSSPPLVSVDGRILEPLPPPPPEKRRVHPSMGDRDSHLHAGVPVLKRCGHPLPLAPGSGLHGPPKGPLPPVPDSLVARQHRPLPSTPDTPHPTQTSSSRRLRYNKPLPPTPDLSQTHHSVSSSSSPRTYRPLPPVPIMDPPTEPPPLPPKSRGRSRSTQGELMNAGGQGKPRLICQERTVSTPHSVGRTSWPPAMGRSADSLAPTSRSKSEGSPGMAFSNVATLLSPSSPTTPWSLELPGPTSEPGPSEESEAPARGSLRRTAPQEGANGLRRLDVGQARQSAKLSHPHLEKASSWPHRRDPGRAPESSSGQGVDPGEGSSKHKGWNRQGLRRPSILPEGCSDTRGPAVEKVLGPSDTIVFREKKPKEVMGGFSRRRSKLINSSQLLYQEYSDVVLNKEIQSQQRLDSLGEATGPASPRQPRRTLVSSESYLQRLSMASSGSLWQEIPVVRNSTVLLSMTHEDQKLQEAKFELIVSEASYLRSLHVAVDHFQLSAPLRATLSNQEYQWLFSRLQDVRDVSTTFLSDLEENFESNIFTFQVCDVVLNHAPSFRRVYLPYVTNQTYQERTFQGLLTSNSSFREVLEKLESDPVCQRLSLKSFLILPFQRITRLKLLLQNILKRTQPGSSEEAEATKAHHALEELIRDCNNNVQRMRRTEELIYLSQKIEFECKIFPLISQSRWLVKSGELTALEFSLSPGLRRKLNTRPVHLHLFNDCLLLSRPREGSRFLVFDHAPFSSIRGEKCEMKLHGPHKNLFRLFLLHNAQGTQAEFLFSTETQSEKLRWISALAMPREELDLLECYDSPQVQCLRAYKPRENDELALEKADVVMVTQQSSDGWLEGMRLSDGERGWFPVQQVEFISNPDVRARNLKEAHRVKTAKLQLVEQQT; from the exons ATGGAGGCTGAGGAGCCCCAACATGGGGTCTCGACCCCCATCCCTGCCTTAGCGGAGCTCAGTGTTATCCCGGAAGCTCTCAGGAGAAGCCGTCAGACCGCTGCCTTGGGGCCCGACGCTCAGGAAGGCTGGGAGCCATCCTCCACGTGGGCAGAGGGACGAGAACTCTCAGAGACCCAGCAGGGAGACTTCAGGGATGTGAAGAGCTGTGCAACCAAGAGCGTGACGTCTGTCCCCAAGGAAGCCCCTGCAGGTGCAGAGACCAACCAGGAAGACTCCGTGGGCGAGATGGGGGATACCCCAGAGCTCCAGGAGCTGGTGCCTCAGAGTCCGACTAATGGGGAGGCGAGGACGCCGGCTCCCTCAGAGCTCAGGGCCTGCCCTGTTCCAGGTGAACATCTAGACATGGTCCCAGAATCCAGTGAGCTGGGTGGTGGCGTGGAGATGGAATTTCAACCAGAACTCACGTCTTCGACTGGGGAAACTGGACAtgtggaagagaagaaggaagcttTTCCAGACGCCTCTGCTCAGCCCAGATTTGGTCCTTCCTGTGAACAGGACCCTGAAGAGACTCACCAGCCAGGGGACTATGTCTGGCAGGGGGAAGAACCGCAGTCCACGGCGGCACGAGAAGGTCCAGGGAGCCGGGGACCCATGTGCCTTCTGGGGGCcgaggggctgggggagcagggacTAGCAGACACGGGCTTCCAGGAGGAAGCAACTGTCAGGGAGGGTGGCCATTCAGGGGAGCAGGAACAGAAGGGGGAGCAGGTTGATGGTACGGagggagaacaaaggcaaaaacaggAGCAGATGCGAGGTGATATGATGCTTGCAGAACAAGGAGAAAGAACGGGGCTTTGTGGGGACTTGGAAGGTCTACACTGTCACGAGCAGGAGAGGAAGACTCAGGGCCGGGGAGATCTGCcgcagggggagaaggggaagagggagttCGGGGGGCCAAGGGAGAGCAGCATGGATGCCCAGAATGAGGAGAGGCAAAGCTTGGTGGGGAGACCAGGGAAAGTAACTGGAAGGCAAGAAGGTCAAGGTCTTCAGCGGAAAGTGATGTTCGTGCAGGGCCAGGAGGAGGAGCCGGGGAACTGGGATGGGGACCCGCTGCCGGGAGGGGCCGGAGAGGGGAGTAcagaagagggggaagcacgcgATGGTCCTTCCACACAGGCTCCGGTAGCCTCTGAGGTCTCTGCTCCCTGTGACTTGTTTCTAGACACCTGTCGTCCCATGACCAGTGTTCCTGGGACTCAGAGGGAGCCTCGGGCTGAGGAACCACCGCCTGTAGCTCCAGCGCCTGCACTGGAGTCAGGAGGATGGTCCTCCCAGCCCGTTTCTTTACCAGGCTCTTTCCCTGCTGGGGAGTCACCTGATCAAGAAACAGCTCAGGACCGCCAGCAGCAGGGATccgagctggggaagggggcagtgTTCAGCCAGGGGACTGAGCTGGTCTCTGCCGGCACACTGGCAGCTCCTCCAAGGACACCCGGTTCAGCTCCTTCCAGTCCTGCCGACGTCTCCCCGAGCACAGCCACGTCATCCTCTGCCAGCCCCCCAGTCGCCTCTTCCAGGAGGGCGTCCTCTCTTGCTGCACATGCTTCAGAAACCTCCAGAGCATCTCTTTGGACCAACAGCACATCCCACTGTGGGGCTTCTGAGactcccccagctcccctccgTGGCTTCCTGACTGCAGAGGCCACCGTGGAAATATCCACCAGCTCCAGCCGGGCCAACCCTGAGAGCCCCCTAGGCCACTCCACAGGGGCTTTCCAGCACCTAAGGAGCAACTCCTTCCCAGGCTCTCACAGGACGGAGCCAACTCCGGACCTGCTGGGACTATCACTTTCCTTCTCCCATTCAGAGTTGCCCCAGAGAGCCCCCAAACCTGCCATCTATGGCTCTGTGATCCCAAGAAGGGACAGGAAAAGTGGCAGGGACTGCAGGATCATTCCAGAATCCCCTAGTTCATTATTGACTCTGGGGCAGGACTGTCAAGAATCCACCTCACATCCAGAAAGATCCAGTAGTCCCTGCAGCACCCAGCCATGTGGCCCCCGACACACTTCAGCCTCTGCCCCAGAGTCTATTGCCTATGGCTCTTCCCCACCCCTTGTCTCTGTAGACGGGAGGATTCTCGaacctctgccccctcctcccccagagaAGAGGCGTGTCCACCCCTCCATGGGAGACAGAGACAGCCATCTCCACGCGGGAGTTCCCGTGCTGAAGCGGTGTGGCCATCCTCTTCCTTTGGCCCCAGGTTCGGGCCTACATGGTCCCCCCAAAGGCCCACTTCCCCCAGTCCCGGACTCCCTCGTGGCAAGGCAGCACCGACCTCTGCCCTCTACCCCGGACACTCCCCACCCTACTCAGACCTCCTCCTCCCGCAGGCTGAGATACAACAAGCCATTACCCCCAACCCCTGATTTGTCGCAGACCCaccattctgtttcttcttctagTAGTCCAAGGACCTACAGGCCTCTACCCCCTGTCCCTATTATGGATCCTCCCACTGAACCACCCCCATTACCCCCGAAgtccagggggaggagcaggagcaCTCAGGGAGAACTCATGAATGCAGGGGGTCAGGGTAAGCCAAGGCTTATTTGTCAAGAGCGGACAGTCTCCACTCCCCATTCTGTTGGACGTACCTCCTGGCCCCCAGCCATGGGCCGATCAGCAGACTCTTTGGCCCCCACCAGCAGGAGCAAAAGTGAAGGGTCCCCTGGCATGGCTTTCAGCAACGTGGCAACCCTTCTAAGTCCCTCTTCCCCAACCACACCCTGGAGTCTGGAGCTCCCAGGACCCACTTCTGAACCAGGACCCTCAGAAGAGTCTGAGGCCCCTGCCAGAGGATCTTTGAGAAGAACAGCCCCTCAGGAAGGAGCCAATGGCCTGAGGAGGTTGGATGTAGGCCAAGCGAGGCAGTCGGCAAAACTCAGCCATCCCCATCTGGAGAAGGCGTCCAGCTGGCCCCACAGGCGGGACCCAGGGAGAGCACCGGAGAGTAGCAGCGGGCAGGGTGTAGATCCTGGTGAGGGATCCAGTAAGCACAAAGGCTGGAACCGCCAAGGCCTGCGCCGACCTTCCATCTTGCCTGAGGGCTGTTCAG ATACAAGAGGTCCAGCCGTAGAAAAAGTGCTTGGCCCTTCAGACACCATTGTTTTTCG GGAGAAGAAACCAAAGGAGGTCATGGGAGGCTTCTCGAGACGCCGCTCGAAGCTCATCAACTCGT CCCAGCTGCTGTACCAGGAGTACAGCGACGTGGTTCTGAACAAGGAGATTCAAAGCCAGCAGCGGTTGGACAGCCTGGGAGAGGCGACCGGGCCAGCCTCCCCCCGGCAGCCCCGGAGGACCCTGGTCTCCTCAGAGTCTTACCTGCAGCGCCTGTCCATGGCCTCCAGCGGCTCCCTCTGGCAGGAAATCCCCGTGGTGCGCAACAGCACCGTGCTGCTCTCCATGACCCACGAAGACCAAAAACTACAGGAG GCCAAATTTGAGCTGATCGTGTCAGAAGCCTCGTACCTACGCAGCCTGCACGTGGCGGTGGATCACTTCCAGCTGTCCGCCCCGCTGCGGGCCACCCTTTCCAACCAGGAATACCAGTGGCTCTTCTCCCGGCTGCAGGACGTGCGTGACGTCAGCACCAC GTTCCTTTCAGACCTGGAGGAGAACTTCGAGAGCAACATCTTCACCTTCCAAGTGTGTGATGTCGTCCTGAACCACGCTCCCAGTTTCCGCCGGGTCTACCTGCCTTACGTCACCAACCAGACCTACCAGGAACGAACCTTCCAAGGCCTGCT GACCAGCAACAGCAGTTTCCGAGAGGTCCTGGAGAAGCTGGAGAGCGACCCTGTCTGCCAGCGCCTTTCCCTCAAGTCCTTCCTCATCCTGCCCTTCCAGCGGATCACGCGCCTCAAGCTGCTGCTCCAG AACATTCTGAAGAGAACACAGCCAGGCTCTTCCGAGGAAGCAGAGGCCACCAAGGCCCATCACGCCCTGGAGGAG CTGATCCGGGACTGCAATAACAACGTCCAGAGGATGCGACGGACAGAGGAGCTCATCTACCTGAGCCAGAAGATTGAGTTCGAATGCAAA ATATTCCCGCTCATTTCGCAGTCACGCTGGCTGGTGAAGAGTGGAGAGCTGACCGCCCTGGAGTTCAGCCTCTCCCCAGGGCTGCGAAGGAAGCTGAACACACGTCCGGTCCACCTGCATCTCTTCAACGACTGTCTGTTGCTGTCTCGGCCCCGAGA GGGTAGCCGGTTCCTGGTGTTCGACCATGCTCCCTTTTCTTCCATCCGAGGGGAGAAGTGTGAAATGAAGCTCCACGGACCTCACAAAAACCTCTTCCGGCTCTTCCTGCTGCACAACGCGCAGGGCACCCAGGCCGAGTTCCTCTTCAGCACTGAGACCCA AAGTGAGAAGCTTCGATGGATCTCAGCCTTGGCCATGCCCAGAGAGGAGCTGGACCTTCTGGAGTGTTATG ACTCCCCCCAAGTACAGTGCCTTCGAGCCTACAAACCCCGAGAGAATGACGAGTTGGCGCTAGAGAAGGCCGATGTGGTGATGGTGACTCAGCAGAGCAGCGATG
- the ARHGEF5 gene encoding rho guanine nucleotide exchange factor 5 isoform X2: protein MPKYTPLPARQGAKGSALMEAEEPQHGVSTPIPALAELSVIPEALRRSRQTAALGPDAQEGWEPSSTWAEGRELSETQQGDFRDVKSCATKSVTSVPKEAPAGAETNQEDSVGEMGDTPELQELVPQSPTNGEARTPAPSELRACPVPGEHLDMVPESSELGGGVEMEFQPELTSSTGETGHVEEKKEAFPDASAQPRFGPSCEQDPEETHQPGDYVWQGEEPQSTAAREGPGSRGPMCLLGAEGLGEQGLADTGFQEEATVREGGHSGEQEQKGEQVDGTEGEQRQKQEQMRGDMMLAEQGERTGLCGDLEGLHCHEQERKTQGRGDLPQGEKGKREFGGPRESSMDAQNEERQSLVGRPGKVTGRQEGQGLQRKVMFVQGQEEEPGNWDGDPLPGGAGEGSTEEGEARDGPSTQAPVASEVSAPCDLFLDTCRPMTSVPGTQREPRAEEPPPVAPAPALESGGWSSQPVSLPGSFPAGESPDQETAQDRQQQGSELGKGAVFSQGTELVSAGTLAAPPRTPGSAPSSPADVSPSTATSSSASPPVASSRRASSLAAHASETSRASLWTNSTSHCGASETPPAPLRGFLTAEATVEISTSSSRANPESPLGHSTGAFQHLRSNSFPGSHRTEPTPDLLGLSLSFSHSELPQRAPKPAIYGSVIPRRDRKSGRDCRIIPESPSSLLTLGQDCQESTSHPERSSSPCSTQPCGPRHTSASAPESIAYGSSPPLVSVDGRILEPLPPPPPEKRRVHPSMGDRDSHLHAGVPVLKRCGHPLPLAPGSGLHGPPKGPLPPVPDSLVARQHRPLPSTPDTPHPTQTSSSRRLRYNKPLPPTPDLSQTHHSVSSSSSPRTYRPLPPVPIMDPPTEPPPLPPKSRGRSRSTQGELMNAGGQGKPRLICQERTVSTPHSVGRTSWPPAMGRSADSLAPTSRSKSEGSPGMAFSNVATLLSPSSPTTPWSLELPGPTSEPGPSEESEAPARGSLRRTAPQEGANGLRRLDVGQARQSAKLSHPHLEKASSWPHRRDPGRAPESSSGQGVDPGEGSSKHKGWNRQGLRRPSILPEGCSDTRGPAVEKVLGPSDTIVFREKKPKEVMGGFSRRRSKLINSSQLLYQEYSDVVLNKEIQSQQRLDSLGEATGPASPRQPRRTLVSSESYLQRLSMASSGSLWQEIPVVRNSTVLLSMTHEDQKLQEAKFELIVSEASYLRSLHVAVDHFQLSAPLRATLSNQEYQWLFSRLQDVRDVSTTFLSDLEENFESNIFTFQVCDVVLNHAPSFRRVYLPYVTNQTYQERTFQGLLTSNSSFREVLEKLESDPVCQRLSLKSFLILPFQRITRLKLLLQNILKRTQPGSSEEAEATKAHHALEELIRDCNNNVQRMRRTEELIYLSQKIEFECKIFPLISQSRWLVKSGELTALEFSLSPGLRRKLNTRPVHLHLFNDCLLLSRPREGSRFLVFDHAPFSSIRGEKCEMKLHGPHKNLFRLFLLHNAQGTQAEFLFSTETQSEKLRWISALAMPREELDLLECYDSPQVQCLRAYKPRENDELALEKADVVMVTQQSSDGWLEGMRLSDGERGWFPVQQVEFISNPDVRARNLKEAHRVKTAKLQLVEQQT from the exons GGCTCAGCCCTGATGGAGGCTGAGGAGCCCCAACATGGGGTCTCGACCCCCATCCCTGCCTTAGCGGAGCTCAGTGTTATCCCGGAAGCTCTCAGGAGAAGCCGTCAGACCGCTGCCTTGGGGCCCGACGCTCAGGAAGGCTGGGAGCCATCCTCCACGTGGGCAGAGGGACGAGAACTCTCAGAGACCCAGCAGGGAGACTTCAGGGATGTGAAGAGCTGTGCAACCAAGAGCGTGACGTCTGTCCCCAAGGAAGCCCCTGCAGGTGCAGAGACCAACCAGGAAGACTCCGTGGGCGAGATGGGGGATACCCCAGAGCTCCAGGAGCTGGTGCCTCAGAGTCCGACTAATGGGGAGGCGAGGACGCCGGCTCCCTCAGAGCTCAGGGCCTGCCCTGTTCCAGGTGAACATCTAGACATGGTCCCAGAATCCAGTGAGCTGGGTGGTGGCGTGGAGATGGAATTTCAACCAGAACTCACGTCTTCGACTGGGGAAACTGGACAtgtggaagagaagaaggaagcttTTCCAGACGCCTCTGCTCAGCCCAGATTTGGTCCTTCCTGTGAACAGGACCCTGAAGAGACTCACCAGCCAGGGGACTATGTCTGGCAGGGGGAAGAACCGCAGTCCACGGCGGCACGAGAAGGTCCAGGGAGCCGGGGACCCATGTGCCTTCTGGGGGCcgaggggctgggggagcagggacTAGCAGACACGGGCTTCCAGGAGGAAGCAACTGTCAGGGAGGGTGGCCATTCAGGGGAGCAGGAACAGAAGGGGGAGCAGGTTGATGGTACGGagggagaacaaaggcaaaaacaggAGCAGATGCGAGGTGATATGATGCTTGCAGAACAAGGAGAAAGAACGGGGCTTTGTGGGGACTTGGAAGGTCTACACTGTCACGAGCAGGAGAGGAAGACTCAGGGCCGGGGAGATCTGCcgcagggggagaaggggaagagggagttCGGGGGGCCAAGGGAGAGCAGCATGGATGCCCAGAATGAGGAGAGGCAAAGCTTGGTGGGGAGACCAGGGAAAGTAACTGGAAGGCAAGAAGGTCAAGGTCTTCAGCGGAAAGTGATGTTCGTGCAGGGCCAGGAGGAGGAGCCGGGGAACTGGGATGGGGACCCGCTGCCGGGAGGGGCCGGAGAGGGGAGTAcagaagagggggaagcacgcgATGGTCCTTCCACACAGGCTCCGGTAGCCTCTGAGGTCTCTGCTCCCTGTGACTTGTTTCTAGACACCTGTCGTCCCATGACCAGTGTTCCTGGGACTCAGAGGGAGCCTCGGGCTGAGGAACCACCGCCTGTAGCTCCAGCGCCTGCACTGGAGTCAGGAGGATGGTCCTCCCAGCCCGTTTCTTTACCAGGCTCTTTCCCTGCTGGGGAGTCACCTGATCAAGAAACAGCTCAGGACCGCCAGCAGCAGGGATccgagctggggaagggggcagtgTTCAGCCAGGGGACTGAGCTGGTCTCTGCCGGCACACTGGCAGCTCCTCCAAGGACACCCGGTTCAGCTCCTTCCAGTCCTGCCGACGTCTCCCCGAGCACAGCCACGTCATCCTCTGCCAGCCCCCCAGTCGCCTCTTCCAGGAGGGCGTCCTCTCTTGCTGCACATGCTTCAGAAACCTCCAGAGCATCTCTTTGGACCAACAGCACATCCCACTGTGGGGCTTCTGAGactcccccagctcccctccgTGGCTTCCTGACTGCAGAGGCCACCGTGGAAATATCCACCAGCTCCAGCCGGGCCAACCCTGAGAGCCCCCTAGGCCACTCCACAGGGGCTTTCCAGCACCTAAGGAGCAACTCCTTCCCAGGCTCTCACAGGACGGAGCCAACTCCGGACCTGCTGGGACTATCACTTTCCTTCTCCCATTCAGAGTTGCCCCAGAGAGCCCCCAAACCTGCCATCTATGGCTCTGTGATCCCAAGAAGGGACAGGAAAAGTGGCAGGGACTGCAGGATCATTCCAGAATCCCCTAGTTCATTATTGACTCTGGGGCAGGACTGTCAAGAATCCACCTCACATCCAGAAAGATCCAGTAGTCCCTGCAGCACCCAGCCATGTGGCCCCCGACACACTTCAGCCTCTGCCCCAGAGTCTATTGCCTATGGCTCTTCCCCACCCCTTGTCTCTGTAGACGGGAGGATTCTCGaacctctgccccctcctcccccagagaAGAGGCGTGTCCACCCCTCCATGGGAGACAGAGACAGCCATCTCCACGCGGGAGTTCCCGTGCTGAAGCGGTGTGGCCATCCTCTTCCTTTGGCCCCAGGTTCGGGCCTACATGGTCCCCCCAAAGGCCCACTTCCCCCAGTCCCGGACTCCCTCGTGGCAAGGCAGCACCGACCTCTGCCCTCTACCCCGGACACTCCCCACCCTACTCAGACCTCCTCCTCCCGCAGGCTGAGATACAACAAGCCATTACCCCCAACCCCTGATTTGTCGCAGACCCaccattctgtttcttcttctagTAGTCCAAGGACCTACAGGCCTCTACCCCCTGTCCCTATTATGGATCCTCCCACTGAACCACCCCCATTACCCCCGAAgtccagggggaggagcaggagcaCTCAGGGAGAACTCATGAATGCAGGGGGTCAGGGTAAGCCAAGGCTTATTTGTCAAGAGCGGACAGTCTCCACTCCCCATTCTGTTGGACGTACCTCCTGGCCCCCAGCCATGGGCCGATCAGCAGACTCTTTGGCCCCCACCAGCAGGAGCAAAAGTGAAGGGTCCCCTGGCATGGCTTTCAGCAACGTGGCAACCCTTCTAAGTCCCTCTTCCCCAACCACACCCTGGAGTCTGGAGCTCCCAGGACCCACTTCTGAACCAGGACCCTCAGAAGAGTCTGAGGCCCCTGCCAGAGGATCTTTGAGAAGAACAGCCCCTCAGGAAGGAGCCAATGGCCTGAGGAGGTTGGATGTAGGCCAAGCGAGGCAGTCGGCAAAACTCAGCCATCCCCATCTGGAGAAGGCGTCCAGCTGGCCCCACAGGCGGGACCCAGGGAGAGCACCGGAGAGTAGCAGCGGGCAGGGTGTAGATCCTGGTGAGGGATCCAGTAAGCACAAAGGCTGGAACCGCCAAGGCCTGCGCCGACCTTCCATCTTGCCTGAGGGCTGTTCAG ATACAAGAGGTCCAGCCGTAGAAAAAGTGCTTGGCCCTTCAGACACCATTGTTTTTCG GGAGAAGAAACCAAAGGAGGTCATGGGAGGCTTCTCGAGACGCCGCTCGAAGCTCATCAACTCGT CCCAGCTGCTGTACCAGGAGTACAGCGACGTGGTTCTGAACAAGGAGATTCAAAGCCAGCAGCGGTTGGACAGCCTGGGAGAGGCGACCGGGCCAGCCTCCCCCCGGCAGCCCCGGAGGACCCTGGTCTCCTCAGAGTCTTACCTGCAGCGCCTGTCCATGGCCTCCAGCGGCTCCCTCTGGCAGGAAATCCCCGTGGTGCGCAACAGCACCGTGCTGCTCTCCATGACCCACGAAGACCAAAAACTACAGGAG GCCAAATTTGAGCTGATCGTGTCAGAAGCCTCGTACCTACGCAGCCTGCACGTGGCGGTGGATCACTTCCAGCTGTCCGCCCCGCTGCGGGCCACCCTTTCCAACCAGGAATACCAGTGGCTCTTCTCCCGGCTGCAGGACGTGCGTGACGTCAGCACCAC GTTCCTTTCAGACCTGGAGGAGAACTTCGAGAGCAACATCTTCACCTTCCAAGTGTGTGATGTCGTCCTGAACCACGCTCCCAGTTTCCGCCGGGTCTACCTGCCTTACGTCACCAACCAGACCTACCAGGAACGAACCTTCCAAGGCCTGCT GACCAGCAACAGCAGTTTCCGAGAGGTCCTGGAGAAGCTGGAGAGCGACCCTGTCTGCCAGCGCCTTTCCCTCAAGTCCTTCCTCATCCTGCCCTTCCAGCGGATCACGCGCCTCAAGCTGCTGCTCCAG AACATTCTGAAGAGAACACAGCCAGGCTCTTCCGAGGAAGCAGAGGCCACCAAGGCCCATCACGCCCTGGAGGAG CTGATCCGGGACTGCAATAACAACGTCCAGAGGATGCGACGGACAGAGGAGCTCATCTACCTGAGCCAGAAGATTGAGTTCGAATGCAAA ATATTCCCGCTCATTTCGCAGTCACGCTGGCTGGTGAAGAGTGGAGAGCTGACCGCCCTGGAGTTCAGCCTCTCCCCAGGGCTGCGAAGGAAGCTGAACACACGTCCGGTCCACCTGCATCTCTTCAACGACTGTCTGTTGCTGTCTCGGCCCCGAGA GGGTAGCCGGTTCCTGGTGTTCGACCATGCTCCCTTTTCTTCCATCCGAGGGGAGAAGTGTGAAATGAAGCTCCACGGACCTCACAAAAACCTCTTCCGGCTCTTCCTGCTGCACAACGCGCAGGGCACCCAGGCCGAGTTCCTCTTCAGCACTGAGACCCA AAGTGAGAAGCTTCGATGGATCTCAGCCTTGGCCATGCCCAGAGAGGAGCTGGACCTTCTGGAGTGTTATG ACTCCCCCCAAGTACAGTGCCTTCGAGCCTACAAACCCCGAGAGAATGACGAGTTGGCGCTAGAGAAGGCCGATGTGGTGATGGTGACTCAGCAGAGCAGCGATG